Proteins co-encoded in one Garra rufa chromosome 21, GarRuf1.0, whole genome shotgun sequence genomic window:
- the smc6 gene encoding structural maintenance of chromosomes protein 6, translating into MTAYLLSGYLCAMHKRKSSVHNVVKPSKTLRTDGKTHVQHEDEEVDEEDEAQQDHSLSASSVGDIGVIESITLRNFMSHHLLGPFKFGPNVNFIVGNNGTGKSAILTALIVGLGGKATTTNRGTSLKGFVKYGEGFADIKVKLKNRGNDPYKGDIYGDSICIEHRISSDGCRTCKIKNKTGNVISTKKEELTAILDHFGIQVDNPVSILNQEMSKQFLHSKSEADKYKFFMKATLLEQMRRDYIHIKQTKALTREQVERQEECLKDLKQLLLRKKERHERLKSLDNMRESLEDLKKKMAWCWVREKEAQVEQLMERIEKEESDCRNEEKLQLCQSKVTAAEKKLQDIQKELCTLKEQKEHLSEESRKMKEEIKVKTKEQKDLEVGYFRAENKLKQLEKEQCLLQERIHKISHGNSRRSHETEQAQHLKKISAFQKQLEKLEKESSALNQEIKDKQQALLKGREEYDKLRMEEKNIQVSLESKLKRKKQLMASRSNRLRRFGDHMPELLESINKAFTQGRFIKKPVGPIGACIGLKDPSLAAAVESCLKGFMKTFCCDNYKDEKVLQGLMSSYYSKGSRPQIIVCPFTDSVYNLQGRGVHHPEFPSVLDCLNIENPVITNCLIDMRSIESILVIKEKACARKVMQGSRPPRNCREAFTADGDQVYTNRYYTPEHEVLVQYLGGDPEAEIRQVESELENIQAQLSRFQLHLSSVKEDIQIMEEKLRSAIMASKKNQESINKVKASITELENIEEAQAEDISSLEEDAQENEQKIESERRNVKEAQDELKKHEKVLMNINQKYKDVKNKTEQLSDEIEQLKEEEEKAETGCSKLDQTLKVLEKKHEDHQANIQAMKDELSCREEEMQDCEAKAKEICPVRQQVNQSPRSIDTEITRLRQKISLEENSHGDKEQVIREYAEAHSNYKNKSSQLRDLRKFIDRLDSIMIDRQDRYKSLRRSLSVRCKLYFNNFMMELNCCGSMMFDHINETLSISVKPPGQEKNNVNDMRSLSGGERSFSTVCFILALWEITESPFRCLDEFDVYMDMHNRSISLNLLVELSERQHLRQFIFITPQSTSHLPKSSHITIHQLEDPEREAEEE; encoded by the exons ATGACAGCGTATCTGCTG TCTGGGTATCTGTGTGCCATGCATAAGAGGAAGTCTAGTGTCCACAATGTTGTAAAACCATCTAAGACTCTTAGGACGGATGGTAAAACACATGTCCAGCATGAGGATGAGGAGGTTGATGAGGAGGATGAAGCCCAGCAAGATCACTCACTCTCTGCTTCG AGTGTGGGAGATATCGGCGTGATAGAAAGCATCACTTTGAGGAACTTTATGAGCCACCATTTGCTCGGACCTTTCAAATTTGGGCCAAATGTAAACTTCATTGTTGGGAACAATGGAA CTGGGAAAAGTGCCATTCTGACAGCTCTTATAGTGGGTCTTGGTGGAAAAGCAACCACAACCAACAGAGGAACATCTTTGAAGGGCTTTGTGAAATATGGAGAGGG TTTTGCAGACattaaagtgaaattaaaaaACAGAGGAAACGACCCCTATAAAGGTGACATTTATGGAGACAGCATTTGCATCGAGCATCGGATCTCAAGCGACGGTTGCAGGACTTGCAAAATCAAGAATAAAACTG GCAATGTCATTTCCACAAAGAAAGAAGAGTTAACTGCTATACTGGATCATTTCGGCATCCAG GTTGACAATCCTGTTTCAATCCTCAATCAAGAAATGAGCAAACAATTCCTGCATTCAAAAAGTGAAGCAGACAAGTACAAG TTTTTCATGAAAGCAACTCTTCTGGAGCAAATGAGAAGAGACTACATTCACATCAAGCAGACCAAAGCCTTGACACGCGAACAGGTGGAAAGACAAGAGGAg TGTCTTAAAGATCTCAAGCAGTTGTTGttgcgaaagaaagaaagacatgaacgccTGAAGTCACTTGATAATATGAGAGAGTCTCTGGAGGACCTGAAAAAGAAGATGGCGTGGTGTTGG GTGAGAGAGAAAGAGGCGCAAGTTGAACAACTGATGGAACGAATTGAAAAAGAAGAGTCTGACTGTAGAAATGAAGAAAAGCTGCAGCTCTGTCAG AGCAAAGTTACCGCTGCTGAAAAGAAGTTGCAGGACATTCAGAAGGAGCTTTGCACGCTTAAAGAACAAAAGGAGCATTTGTCAGAGGAGAGCCGTAAAATGAAGGAAGAAATTAAAGTCAAAACGAAAGAACAGAAAGATCTGGAG GTGGGTTACTTCCGCGCTGAGAATAAATTGAAACAATTAGAAAAGGAGCAATGCCTTCTTCAGGAGCGAATTCACAAAATAAGTCATGG CAATAGCAGAAGAAGCCATGAGACTGAGCAAGCACAGCATCTCAAAAAAATATCTGCCTTCCAAAAGCAGCTGGAAAAGCTTGAGAAAGAGTCCAGTGCTCTAAACCAAGAAATTAAGGACAAACAACAAGCTCTGCTTAAAGGAAGAGAGGAATATGATAAACTGAg aaTGGAGGAAAAGAACATTCAGGTCTCTCTGGAGTCcaaactgaaaagaaaaaagcAGCTAATGGCCAGCAGATCCAACAGACTGAGACGCTTTGGCGATCACATGCCGGAATTGTTGGAGTCCATCAACAAAGCCTTCACTCAGGGCCGGTTCATCAAGAAACCTGTGGGACCAATAG GTGCATGCATCGGTCTGAAGGATCCCAGTTTAGCCGCGGCTGTGGAAAGTTGTTTAAAAGGTTTCATGAAAACCTTTTGCTGTGACAATTACAAAGACGAAAAAGTCCTGCAAGGACTGATGTCCTCATACTACTCTAAAGGCAGCAGGCCTCAGATAATCGTGTGTCCATTCACAGACAGTGTTTATAATCTCCAAGGCCG GGGAGTCCATCATCCTGAGTTTCCATCTGTGCTGGACTGCCTCAATATCGAGAATCCGGTGATCACAAACTGCCTCATTGACATGAGAAGCATTGAGAGCATTCTGGTTATCAAA gaAAAAGCTTGTGCGAGGAAAGTCATGCAGGGGTCAAGACCCCCGAGGAATTGCCGTGAGGCCTTCACTGCAGATGGTGATCAGGTCTACACCAATCGCTATTACACACCTGAACATGAAGTACTGGTCCAATATCTTGGTGGAGACCCAGAAGCAGAAATACG ACAAGTGGAGTCAGAGCTGGAGAACATTCAGGCTCAGCTTTCACGGTTCCAGCTTCATTTGAGCTCTGTGAAGGAGGACATTCAGATCATGGAGGAGAAGCTGCGTAGTGCCATCATGGCCTCAAAAAAGAATCAG GAAAGTATAAATAAGGTTAAAGCTTCCATAACAGAACTTGAGAACATTGAAGAGGCTCAGGCTGAAGACATCAGCTCCCTG GAAGAAGATGCACAAGAGAATGAGCAGAAGATCGAATCAGAGAGGAGAAACGTGAAAGAGGCTCAGGATGAGTTAAAGAAACATGAGAAAGTGCTTATGAATATTAATCAGAAATATAAAGATGTGAAAAACAAAACGGAGCAACTTTCAGATGAGATTGAACAGCTGAAG gaGGAGGAAGAGAAGGCAGAGACTGGGTGCAGTAAACTTGATCAAACCTTGAAGGTCTTGGAGAAGAAACACGAGGATCATCAGGCTAATATTCAGGCCATGAAAGATGAGCTGTCATGTAGAGAGGAAGAAATGCAG GACTGTGAAGCCAAAGCTAAAGAGATCTGTCCTGTGCGACAGCAGGTAAATCAGAGTCCCAGAAGTATTGATACCGAAATCACACGCCTGCGACAAAAAATCAGTTTAGAAGAGAACAGCCATGGTGACAAGGAACAAGTTATCCG AGAGTATGCTGAGGCTCACAGTAATTACAAGAACAAATCCAGCCAGCTGAGGGATCTCAGGAAGTTTATTGATCGTCTCGACAGCATCATGATTGACCGTCAGGACCGATACAAATCACTGCGACG GTCACTTTCTGTGAGATGCAAGCTGTACTTCAACAACTTTATGATGGAGCTCAACTGCTGTGGCTCTATGATGTTCGATCATATCAATGAAACACTGTCCATTTCA GTGAAGCCCCCCGGTCAGGAAAAAAACAACGTCAATGACATGCGTTCTCTCTCGGGAGGCGAGCGCTCCTTCTCCACCGTCTGCTTCATTCTGGCACTCTGGGAAATTACTGAGTCGCCCTTCCGGTGCCTGGATGAGTTTGATGTCTACATG gACATGCACAATCGCAGCATTTCATTGAATCTGCTTGTGGAACTTTCAGAACGTCAGCATCTGCGACAGTTCATCTTCATCACCCCTCAGTCCACCAG